One genomic region from Reichenbachiella ulvae encodes:
- a CDS encoding YwbE family protein produces MSEGTIRKNIQVGAEVDIVLKKDQRSGNLTRGIVAKLLTKSPNHPHGIKVMLEDGQVGRVKHIIED; encoded by the coding sequence ATGTCCGAAGGAACAATAAGAAAAAATATACAAGTGGGTGCCGAAGTAGATATAGTACTCAAAAAAGACCAACGAAGTGGCAATCTCACGAGAGGCATCGTTGCTAAACTACTGACCAAGTCCCCTAATCATCCTCATGGCATCAAAGTCATGTTAGAAGACGGTCAGGTAGGTCGAGTCAAGCATATCATCGAAGATTAA
- a CDS encoding transcription elongation protein SprT, translated as MRNEKHRSAFERHLPALAVDYCFELWQQLNFNLKITPNRKSKYGDYRYDPNTGKHSISVNGGLNPYAFLITYIHEVAHKTNFDIHQNKVSPHGKEWKHQFKKLMIPMLREDVFPMDILRPLARHMKNPKATSVSDPELFKALRAHDKGGSSTYLSEIEIGQKFLFQQKIYRKIEHRRTRVLCEHSDSGKQYLISGSAPVSPFKNQ; from the coding sequence TTGAGAAACGAGAAGCATCGATCGGCTTTTGAACGGCATCTGCCCGCTTTGGCAGTCGATTATTGCTTTGAGCTCTGGCAGCAACTGAATTTTAATCTAAAGATCACCCCCAACCGTAAGAGCAAATACGGAGATTACCGCTATGACCCAAATACGGGAAAGCACAGTATCTCCGTAAATGGAGGGCTGAACCCCTACGCCTTTCTGATTACTTACATTCACGAAGTGGCGCACAAAACCAATTTTGATATACACCAAAATAAAGTCAGTCCACATGGTAAAGAATGGAAGCATCAATTCAAGAAACTGATGATCCCCATGCTTCGAGAAGATGTTTTCCCTATGGATATCCTCAGACCTTTGGCCCGTCACATGAAGAACCCTAAGGCCACCAGTGTATCAGACCCTGAATTATTCAAGGCACTACGTGCTCATGACAAGGGAGGCAGCAGCACTTACCTTAGCGAAATTGAAATAGGTCAGAAATTTCTCTTCCAGCAGAAAATCTATCGCAAAATTGAACATCGTAGGACTCGGGTCCTCTGCGAGCACAGTGACAGTGGTAAGCAGTACCTTATTTCTGGATCAGCACCGGTGAGTCCTTTTAAAAATCAATAA
- the der gene encoding ribosome biogenesis GTPase Der has product MSNILAITGRPNVGKSTLFNRLVEQKKAIMDDESGVTRDRHYGFGQWSGKYFTVIDTGGYVTGSDDIFEAQIRDQVKLALDEASVIIFMVDCKDGMTDMDKDFANILRELKKPVLVVANKADNPNLDMQSAEFYGLGLESEVFPISSASGSGTGDLLDKVVEHFQDDDLENPEEGIPRISILGRPNAGKSSFLNALLGKDRSIVTDIAGTTRDAINTRYKLFGKDFILTDTAGIRKKSKVKEDIEFYSVLRAIQSLQDSDVCVVMVDATRGFEAQDMNIITLADKYKKGIMIMVNKWDLIENKESNTAENFRKEILEKLGKPLSYIPIIFTSVIEKQRIFQAIELAIEIFDNRTRRVSTSELNDAMLPEIERYPPPATKGKHIKIKYITQLPTRTPSFAFFCNLPQYIKEPYERFLLNKLRGHFNFQGVPVKIYFRKK; this is encoded by the coding sequence TTGTCAAATATTTTAGCCATAACAGGACGACCTAATGTCGGTAAATCAACTCTTTTCAATCGATTAGTCGAACAGAAAAAAGCCATCATGGATGATGAAAGCGGGGTTACTCGTGACCGTCACTATGGCTTTGGTCAGTGGTCTGGCAAGTACTTTACGGTCATTGATACTGGAGGGTATGTGACGGGTTCGGATGATATATTCGAAGCACAAATTCGTGATCAAGTCAAACTAGCTTTAGACGAAGCAAGTGTGATTATTTTCATGGTGGACTGCAAAGACGGCATGACCGATATGGACAAGGATTTTGCGAATATCCTGAGGGAGCTAAAAAAGCCCGTTTTGGTAGTAGCTAACAAAGCTGACAACCCAAACCTGGACATGCAGTCAGCAGAGTTTTATGGGCTAGGACTGGAAAGCGAAGTATTCCCTATTAGCTCTGCCAGTGGTTCTGGTACAGGAGATTTACTAGACAAAGTAGTAGAACATTTTCAGGACGATGATTTAGAAAATCCAGAAGAAGGGATTCCAAGAATTTCAATTTTAGGTAGGCCAAATGCAGGCAAATCCTCTTTCCTTAATGCCCTTTTGGGAAAGGATCGCTCAATCGTAACAGACATTGCGGGAACCACTCGTGATGCCATCAATACTCGTTACAAGCTTTTCGGCAAAGATTTTATCCTCACCGACACGGCAGGAATCAGAAAGAAAAGCAAAGTCAAAGAAGACATTGAGTTCTACTCAGTTTTAAGAGCCATTCAGTCGTTGCAGGACAGTGATGTCTGTGTCGTAATGGTAGATGCCACACGTGGCTTTGAAGCACAGGACATGAACATCATTACTCTGGCGGACAAGTACAAAAAGGGTATCATGATCATGGTGAACAAATGGGACCTGATCGAAAACAAGGAAAGCAATACTGCAGAAAATTTCAGAAAGGAAATCTTGGAGAAATTAGGCAAACCACTTTCTTACATTCCTATTATTTTCACCTCTGTGATCGAAAAACAAAGAATCTTTCAAGCCATCGAATTGGCCATTGAGATATTTGACAATCGTACGAGAAGAGTGTCTACTTCTGAACTCAACGATGCTATGCTACCTGAGATCGAACGCTACCCACCTCCAGCCACCAAGGGTAAGCACATCAAAATCAAGTACATCACTCAGTTGCCAACCAGAACGCCATCTTTTGCGTTTTTCTGCAACTTGCCGCAGTACATCAAAGAACCTTATGAACGATTCCTACTCAACAAGTTGAGGGGACATTTCAATTTTCAGGGAGTACCAGTCAAAATCTATTTCAGAAAGAAATAA
- the ligA gene encoding NAD-dependent DNA ligase LigA: MTREEANIEIKRLSQQIDHYNYQYYQESESEVSDYEFDQLMNRLIELEGKYPDLKQSDSPTQRVGGTVTKEFETVVHKYRMLSLANTYSADELREFDQRVKKGLGTDDYEYFCELKFDGVAISLTYVNGKLEKAVTRGDGTRGDNITANAKTIRSIPLKVRGEDYPAEFEVRGEVFMPSTVFHALNEQKEADGEEKLANPRNTASGTLKMQDSSIVAARKLDCYLYSLLGEDNQVATHEDAIKKIESMGFHVSQTYEKCDTIEQVIDYIQKWETQRHDLDVETDGIVIKVNSLDQQNELGFTAKNPRWAISYKYKAESALTRLNDVVYQVGRTGSVTPVAVLEPVLLAGTTVKRASLHNANEIERQDLRVGDYVFVEKGGEIIPKVTGVDLSKREESLPKFEYITHCPECDTELVRVEGEANHYCPNIEACPPQIKGMVGHFVHRKAMDIDSIGDQTIKLLYDKGYLKNVADLYDLTYEQVFNLDGFKELSAQNLLKGVEASKQAPFELLLFGLGIRYVGKTVAEKLALHFKNMEALRQASFEELVAVPEIGDRIAQSLLDYFAKPENQELIERLEKAGLQMEVDPSQFETSSDLLEGKTFVISGVFENHSRDELKELIKDNGGKVVSSISAKLDYLLAGDKMGPAKLEKANKLEITIISESDFEGMIQT, from the coding sequence ATGACGAGAGAGGAAGCAAATATCGAGATCAAAAGACTGAGTCAGCAGATCGACCATTACAACTATCAATACTATCAGGAGAGTGAGTCTGAAGTGTCTGATTATGAGTTTGATCAGTTGATGAATAGGCTCATAGAACTGGAGGGGAAGTATCCTGATCTGAAGCAGTCCGATTCTCCCACTCAGCGAGTAGGGGGAACTGTGACCAAGGAGTTCGAAACGGTGGTGCATAAGTATCGCATGCTTTCTCTAGCCAACACCTATTCTGCAGATGAATTACGGGAATTTGATCAGCGGGTAAAAAAAGGATTGGGAACAGATGATTATGAATACTTCTGTGAATTGAAATTTGATGGAGTAGCCATCAGTCTCACTTATGTCAATGGTAAGTTGGAAAAAGCAGTGACCCGTGGGGATGGTACTCGTGGGGATAATATCACGGCCAATGCCAAGACCATTCGTTCTATTCCTTTAAAAGTAAGAGGAGAAGATTATCCCGCTGAATTTGAGGTACGAGGAGAGGTTTTTATGCCAAGTACCGTTTTTCATGCTTTGAATGAACAAAAGGAGGCAGATGGTGAAGAAAAACTTGCCAACCCAAGAAACACTGCTTCGGGCACTTTGAAAATGCAAGACTCATCGATAGTGGCAGCACGAAAACTTGATTGTTATCTGTACAGCCTGTTGGGTGAGGACAATCAGGTCGCTACCCATGAAGATGCGATCAAGAAAATTGAGTCTATGGGCTTTCATGTATCACAGACTTATGAGAAATGTGATACCATAGAGCAGGTCATAGATTATATCCAAAAATGGGAGACACAACGACACGACCTGGATGTAGAAACAGATGGAATCGTAATTAAGGTCAATAGCCTGGATCAGCAAAATGAATTAGGTTTTACGGCCAAGAATCCAAGATGGGCTATTTCATATAAGTACAAAGCCGAGAGTGCTTTGACTCGATTGAATGATGTGGTCTATCAGGTAGGGCGTACTGGGTCAGTAACTCCAGTGGCAGTCTTAGAACCTGTTTTGTTGGCTGGCACTACAGTTAAACGTGCATCATTGCACAATGCCAACGAGATCGAAAGACAAGACCTCAGAGTGGGTGATTATGTGTTTGTAGAAAAGGGAGGCGAGATCATTCCTAAAGTAACTGGAGTTGACCTGAGCAAGCGAGAAGAGTCTCTGCCCAAGTTCGAGTACATTACTCATTGCCCTGAATGCGATACAGAGTTGGTGCGCGTAGAGGGGGAGGCCAATCACTATTGTCCTAATATTGAGGCTTGTCCGCCTCAGATCAAAGGGATGGTAGGGCATTTTGTGCATAGAAAGGCAATGGATATTGATTCGATTGGAGATCAAACCATCAAGCTGTTGTATGACAAAGGCTATTTAAAAAATGTAGCAGATCTATATGATCTAACTTACGAACAGGTTTTTAATCTGGATGGCTTCAAAGAATTGAGCGCCCAAAATTTATTGAAGGGAGTGGAAGCATCAAAGCAGGCTCCTTTTGAGCTGCTGTTGTTTGGATTGGGGATAAGATATGTGGGCAAGACCGTAGCGGAAAAATTAGCTTTGCACTTCAAGAATATGGAGGCCCTTCGTCAGGCTTCTTTTGAAGAGCTAGTTGCTGTGCCTGAGATTGGAGATCGCATAGCGCAGAGCTTATTGGATTATTTTGCCAAGCCAGAAAATCAAGAGTTGATCGAAAGGTTAGAGAAGGCTGGATTGCAAATGGAGGTAGATCCTTCTCAATTTGAAACATCTAGTGATTTGCTGGAAGGAAAGACTTTTGTCATCTCGGGAGTATTTGAAAATCATAGTAGAGATGAGCTAAAGGAATTGATAAAAGATAATGGAGGAAAGGTGGTGTCATCTATCTCTGCTAAGCTAGATTACCTATTGGCCGGAGATAAGATGGGTCCAGCCAAACTTGAAAAGGCGAATAAACTTGAAATAACAATAATCTCCGAGAGTGACTTTGAGGGGATGATCCAAACCTGA
- a CDS encoding DUF6913 domain-containing protein, which yields MIGKYLVKLKTRFALRKKSERGSKAYQDAKRFGILYTYSTEKNHKLVYEWIEELTQEGKSVQVITFIPKTKKKDNFDYPFFSERHLKSNGKWSLEIVEDFKEAPFDYLLSLDKGLDKYTMNILATSKAKCRVGLYAEGVSQYFEMMINHEKGDFRALLSEVHHYLKELRNEQ from the coding sequence ATGATAGGCAAATATTTAGTTAAACTAAAGACCAGATTTGCTCTAAGGAAGAAGTCAGAGAGAGGCTCTAAAGCCTACCAGGATGCAAAACGTTTTGGTATTCTCTATACTTATTCTACTGAGAAGAATCACAAGCTGGTCTATGAGTGGATAGAAGAATTAACCCAAGAGGGGAAATCGGTGCAGGTCATCACTTTTATTCCCAAAACGAAGAAGAAGGATAATTTTGATTACCCTTTCTTCAGCGAAAGACATTTAAAATCCAATGGAAAGTGGAGTTTAGAAATAGTCGAGGACTTCAAAGAAGCGCCTTTTGATTATCTGCTCTCACTGGACAAAGGGTTGGATAAGTATACGATGAATATATTGGCTACCTCAAAGGCCAAATGCAGAGTAGGACTCTATGCCGAGGGTGTGAGCCAATATTTTGAAATGATGATTAATCATGAAAAGGGTGACTTCAGAGCTTTGTTGAGTGAAGTGCATCATTATTTAAAGGAATTAAGAAATGAACAATAA
- the dapA gene encoding 4-hydroxy-tetrahydrodipicolinate synthase codes for MNNKFKGTGVALVTPFDENERIDFEALEKLVNHVSDGGVDYLVVMGTTAESPTLSEAERVEVLRFVKSKNKKKLPVVYGLGGNSTGTLVRQFQNFDEYVDAFLVVCPYYNRPGQEGLIAHYRAVADAAKQPIILYNVPKRTGVNLDTDSVLELAEHPNIIGIKEASGTHVEQAKQIAERMPEDFILTSGDDDLIIPFMEAGGHGVISVIANGQPKETSDVIRAMLAGNMEEAQEENSKIVELLSLIFMEGNPTGIKALLAAKGIIKNYLRLPLVPASDELYRLIEAAEKKI; via the coding sequence ATGAACAATAAGTTTAAAGGTACAGGAGTAGCGTTAGTGACACCATTCGATGAGAATGAAAGGATAGACTTTGAGGCCCTGGAGAAGTTGGTGAATCATGTGAGTGATGGAGGAGTGGATTATTTGGTGGTGATGGGCACCACTGCAGAATCACCAACCCTGAGTGAGGCCGAAAGGGTAGAAGTTCTTCGTTTTGTCAAGTCAAAAAATAAGAAGAAGCTTCCCGTGGTATATGGATTGGGAGGTAACAGTACAGGTACGCTTGTTCGCCAATTTCAAAATTTTGATGAGTATGTAGATGCCTTTTTGGTGGTGTGTCCATACTATAACCGTCCGGGACAGGAAGGTTTGATTGCTCACTATCGTGCGGTAGCAGATGCGGCCAAGCAGCCAATCATATTGTATAATGTGCCGAAGCGTACAGGTGTCAACCTTGATACTGATTCAGTATTAGAGCTGGCCGAACATCCTAATATTATTGGAATCAAAGAAGCTTCAGGGACGCACGTAGAGCAGGCTAAGCAGATAGCTGAAAGAATGCCTGAGGATTTTATCCTGACTTCAGGGGATGATGATTTGATTATTCCTTTCATGGAGGCGGGAGGTCATGGTGTGATCTCGGTGATTGCTAATGGACAGCCTAAAGAGACTTCTGATGTGATCCGAGCCATGTTAGCGGGCAACATGGAAGAGGCCCAGGAGGAAAATTCGAAAATTGTGGAGCTGTTGAGTTTGATCTTCATGGAGGGAAACCCTACTGGTATCAAAGCACTGTTAGCGGCCAAGGGTATTATCAAGAACTATTTGAGGTTGCCTTTGGTTCCTGCTTCTGATGAGCTCTATAGACTGATTGAAGCAGCAGAAAAGAAGATTTAG
- a CDS encoding histone H1, whose product MDRFNEVKDLILGLEGDFEKFYDKKNQAAGTRVRKGMQDLKNLAQEIRVEVQDIKNQG is encoded by the coding sequence ATGGACAGATTTAATGAAGTAAAAGACTTGATCTTAGGATTGGAAGGAGATTTCGAAAAATTCTACGACAAAAAGAATCAAGCTGCTGGTACTAGAGTAAGAAAAGGTATGCAAGATCTTAAAAACCTTGCTCAAGAGATCAGAGTTGAAGTTCAAGACATCAAGAATCAAGGTTAA
- a CDS encoding aminotransferase class I/II-fold pyridoxal phosphate-dependent enzyme produces the protein MDLFEKFSKDMGPLGQHSDMDHTNYYMFPKLEGPIAPRMKFRGKEVLTWSLNNYLGLANHPEVREADTKATEDWGLAYPMGARMMTGNTVHHEKFENDLAEFVQKESCMLLNYGYQGIMSAIDAIVGRKDIVVYDAECHACIIDGLRLHVGKRFVYLHNDMESLEKQLVRAEKLAKENGGGVLVITEGVFGMSGSMGNIKGVVELKKKYEFRLLIDDAHGFGTMGPTGAGTGEEQGVQDGVDLYFSTFAKSMASIGAFIAGDKKVIDFLKYNVRSQIFAKSLPMPLVIGNQKRLDLLKSKPELKDKLWTIVNAMQKGLKDKGFNIGNTQSPVTPVFLNGAWQEAANMIKDLRNNYNIFCSMIVYPVVPKGVIMLRIIPTAAHSMDDVNETISVFEQIKSKLDKGVYQTDEVGELA, from the coding sequence ATGGATTTATTTGAAAAATTTTCGAAGGACATGGGGCCTCTTGGGCAACATTCAGACATGGATCACACGAACTATTATATGTTCCCAAAACTGGAAGGCCCGATTGCTCCTCGTATGAAATTCAGAGGGAAGGAAGTATTGACTTGGAGTTTGAACAACTATCTTGGTCTAGCTAATCACCCTGAGGTAAGAGAAGCCGATACAAAGGCGACTGAAGACTGGGGACTTGCCTACCCTATGGGTGCCAGAATGATGACTGGTAACACCGTACATCATGAAAAGTTCGAAAACGATCTTGCAGAATTTGTACAAAAAGAATCATGTATGCTTCTTAACTACGGTTATCAAGGCATCATGTCAGCAATAGATGCAATTGTAGGGCGAAAAGATATCGTAGTATACGATGCTGAGTGTCATGCATGTATCATCGACGGATTGAGACTTCATGTTGGTAAGCGTTTCGTTTATCTGCACAACGACATGGAGAGTCTTGAAAAACAATTGGTAAGAGCTGAAAAACTCGCTAAAGAAAATGGTGGCGGTGTACTTGTAATCACCGAAGGTGTATTCGGTATGTCGGGTAGCATGGGCAACATCAAAGGTGTGGTTGAGCTTAAGAAAAAATATGAGTTCAGACTGTTGATCGACGATGCGCATGGATTCGGTACTATGGGACCAACAGGTGCTGGTACAGGCGAAGAGCAAGGTGTTCAGGATGGTGTAGACCTTTACTTCTCTACTTTTGCTAAGTCAATGGCTAGTATTGGTGCATTTATCGCTGGAGACAAGAAAGTAATTGATTTCTTGAAGTACAACGTGAGATCTCAAATCTTCGCTAAGTCTCTCCCAATGCCATTGGTAATTGGTAACCAAAAGAGATTAGACTTATTGAAGTCTAAGCCTGAGCTGAAAGATAAGCTTTGGACGATTGTTAATGCCATGCAAAAAGGCCTTAAAGACAAAGGATTCAACATTGGCAACACGCAATCGCCTGTAACTCCGGTTTTCTTGAATGGCGCGTGGCAGGAAGCTGCTAACATGATCAAGGACTTAAGAAACAATTATAACATCTTCTGTTCGATGATTGTGTACCCTGTAGTACCTAAAGGCGTGATTATGCTAAGAATCATCCCAACGGCTGCTCACAGCATGGACGATGTGAATGAAACTATTTCTGTATTCGAACAGATAAAATCAAAACTTGACAAAGGAGTTTACCAAACTGACGAAGTTGGTGAATTAGCTTAG
- the accC gene encoding acetyl-CoA carboxylase biotin carboxylase subunit gives MKEIKKILVANRGEIALRVMRSARQMGIQTVAVYSDIDRNAPHVRYADEAVCLGEANASVSYLNIDKIVKVCLEQHVDAVHPGYGFLSENPLFANALANNGIKLIGPSARSMELMGDKLTSKQLLEKHQVPMVPGLNEAVRDLSKAKQVAKEIGYPVMIKASAGGGGKGMRIIESEQELESMMERAKSEAASAFGNDAVFIEKFVTNPKHIEVQVLADQYGNTIHLFERECSVQRRHQKVIEEAPSAVLTEEKRKEIGEAAVRVAKACDYEGAGTVEFMVDQDLNFYFLEMNTRLQVEHCVTEEITGVDLVKEQIKVARGEKLSIEQDQLKIHGHAVEVRVYAEDPQNNFLPSTGELKVYVRPQGPGVRVDDGMELGMKVTTHYDPMIGKLIAKGANREEAIDRLIQAINNFRIGGVETTLQFCKFALNHEAFRSGKFDTGFVGKYFQPEILQEVDEPTMLAAAIAAVSSLDEGTKTPFFTNQKSMAWASRKSY, from the coding sequence ATGAAAGAGATTAAAAAAATCCTGGTTGCCAATCGAGGAGAGATAGCCCTGAGGGTAATGCGCTCTGCAAGACAAATGGGAATCCAAACCGTGGCTGTCTACAGTGATATCGATCGCAATGCACCTCATGTCAGGTATGCGGATGAGGCGGTTTGTTTGGGTGAGGCGAATGCTTCGGTTTCTTATCTGAACATTGATAAAATAGTAAAAGTGTGCCTGGAGCAACATGTCGATGCAGTACATCCGGGCTATGGGTTTTTGTCTGAGAATCCCCTCTTTGCCAATGCCCTTGCCAATAATGGCATAAAACTGATTGGTCCGAGCGCAAGGTCAATGGAGTTGATGGGGGATAAGCTGACTTCCAAACAACTGTTAGAAAAGCACCAGGTTCCTATGGTCCCCGGCCTCAACGAGGCTGTTAGAGATTTGTCCAAGGCTAAGCAAGTGGCCAAGGAGATTGGTTACCCTGTGATGATCAAGGCTTCTGCTGGTGGAGGAGGCAAGGGGATGCGTATCATCGAGTCAGAACAGGAACTTGAATCCATGATGGAAAGAGCAAAAAGTGAAGCTGCCTCTGCCTTTGGGAATGATGCGGTTTTTATTGAAAAGTTCGTGACCAACCCCAAACACATAGAAGTACAAGTTTTAGCAGATCAGTATGGGAATACCATACATTTATTTGAAAGGGAGTGTAGTGTCCAGCGCAGACACCAAAAGGTAATAGAAGAGGCCCCATCTGCAGTATTGACCGAAGAAAAAAGAAAGGAAATAGGTGAGGCGGCAGTCCGTGTAGCCAAGGCTTGTGACTATGAAGGCGCAGGAACGGTTGAGTTTATGGTAGATCAGGATTTGAATTTCTATTTTCTGGAAATGAACACGAGACTTCAAGTGGAACATTGTGTGACTGAGGAAATCACTGGAGTAGATTTAGTGAAAGAGCAAATCAAGGTGGCAAGAGGCGAAAAACTGAGTATTGAGCAAGATCAATTAAAGATTCATGGCCATGCCGTAGAAGTAAGGGTTTATGCAGAAGACCCTCAGAATAATTTTTTACCCTCAACAGGGGAGCTGAAAGTGTATGTGAGACCACAAGGGCCAGGCGTAAGAGTAGATGATGGGATGGAGTTAGGGATGAAAGTCACGACTCACTATGACCCGATGATTGGAAAATTAATAGCAAAAGGAGCCAATCGAGAAGAGGCAATTGATCGATTGATCCAGGCCATAAACAACTTCCGAATAGGAGGAGTCGAAACTACCCTTCAGTTTTGTAAGTTTGCTTTGAATCATGAAGCCTTTAGGTCTGGCAAGTTTGATACCGGGTTTGTGGGTAAGTATTTTCAGCCTGAAATACTGCAAGAGGTGGATGAGCCAACGATGCTTGCTGCGGCAATTGCTGCTGTGAGTTCATTGGATGAAGGGACGAAAACTCCATTTTTTACCAATCAAAAATCCATGGCCTGGGCTTCTAGGAAGTCTTATTAA
- a CDS encoding Maf family protein — protein MKKELVLASGSPRRQQMMRDVGYEFAVRNLDIDESFGDMPAPEVAEFLAKKKNAACRAMLQDEVIVTADTVVVHDGKILGKPVDEKEACEMIKAMSAQEHQVISAVCISDGEKSLSYSDEVVVTMMPLSKEEIEFYVKQFQPMDKAGAYGIQEWIGMVGVEKISGSFYSVVGMPIHWVYKSLKDNFGIFPNQ, from the coding sequence ATGAAGAAAGAATTGGTATTAGCCTCTGGATCTCCCAGAAGGCAACAAATGATGCGTGACGTTGGATATGAGTTTGCAGTCCGAAACCTGGATATCGATGAGTCATTTGGTGATATGCCTGCTCCTGAAGTAGCTGAGTTTTTGGCCAAGAAAAAGAATGCGGCCTGTAGGGCTATGCTTCAGGATGAGGTAATAGTAACTGCAGATACTGTAGTGGTGCATGATGGAAAAATTCTAGGTAAGCCTGTTGATGAAAAAGAAGCCTGTGAGATGATAAAGGCCATGTCAGCTCAGGAGCATCAGGTGATTTCTGCGGTTTGTATTTCTGATGGAGAAAAATCACTTAGCTACAGCGATGAGGTGGTGGTAACGATGATGCCATTGAGTAAAGAAGAAATTGAGTTTTATGTCAAACAATTTCAGCCCATGGACAAGGCAGGTGCCTATGGAATTCAGGAGTGGATTGGTATGGTCGGAGTAGAAAAAATTTCAGGCTCTTTCTACTCAGTGGTAGGTATGCCTATTCACTGGGTATACAAAAGCCTGAAAGATAATTTTGGAATATTTCCTAATCAGTAG
- a CDS encoding DUF3575 domain-containing protein — MRNKITKTIAVLCLTWFGHLSAQAQQDFQINLSNLILYEAAASHEVALSPNATLSAFGGYVYGFPGQDEHRYYYIGPELKFYPFPTTKGADLFFVGVYGRYKSGYTETDFYEYGEIPGTPDYLDNNQTQDVDFQKFAFGFDIGIKWITDSNIVFSFNTSLGRNAYYNYDYDVFDAESIENQVNSSTYENSYSSTSGLDSKYWDFRIGLNVGYRFGAKKTTD; from the coding sequence ATGAGAAATAAAATAACAAAAACAATCGCAGTGCTTTGCCTAACATGGTTTGGGCATCTATCTGCACAGGCCCAACAAGATTTTCAAATCAACTTGAGCAACTTGATCCTGTACGAAGCGGCTGCCAGTCACGAAGTAGCATTGAGTCCAAATGCCACCCTATCTGCTTTTGGCGGGTACGTATATGGCTTTCCCGGGCAAGATGAACACAGGTATTATTATATAGGACCTGAATTGAAGTTTTACCCCTTCCCTACAACCAAAGGGGCAGATTTGTTCTTTGTAGGGGTTTATGGTCGATACAAAAGCGGTTATACCGAGACAGATTTTTATGAATACGGTGAAATACCTGGAACTCCGGACTATCTTGACAATAACCAAACTCAAGACGTAGATTTTCAAAAGTTCGCCTTTGGATTTGATATCGGCATCAAATGGATCACTGACTCCAACATTGTTTTTAGCTTTAATACTTCGTTAGGAAGAAATGCTTATTACAATTATGACTATGATGTGTTTGACGCAGAATCTATTGAAAACCAAGTCAACTCATCTACTTATGAAAACTCCTATTCTAGTACTAGCGGCCTTGACAGTAAGTACTGGGATTTCCGCATTGGACTGAATGTGGGTTATCGTTTTGGTGCGAAGAAAACTACTGATTAG